In Acidimicrobiia bacterium, the genomic stretch ACGATGCGCCGGAGCACGGCGGTGGACTTCTTCGGCCGCTCGCCCGGCTATCGCTACCTGCGCGCCAAGGGCAACTCGATCGAAGGCGGATCCTCGGAGATCCTGCGCAACATCATCGCGGAGCGGGTGCTCGGTCTCCCGTCCGAGCCGCGCATCGACAAGGACGTCGCCTGGAAGGATCTGCCCCGATGACCGATCTGCTCTACTCCGAGGTGGAAGAGGAGCTGCGGGCCAGCGTACGTTCGCTGCTGCAGGATCGCCTCCCGGCCGCCGACGTCCGGGCGCGCACCGAGACCGACTCGACCTACGATCTCGCGCTGTGGCGCACGCTCGCGACCGAACTCGGGCTCGCCGCACTGATCATCCCGGAAGCGCAGGGCGGCGCGGGTGCCTCCTACCGCGAAGCGGCGGTCGTGCTGGAAGAGCTGGGTCGTGCGGTCGCGCCGGTGCCGTACCTGGGTAGTGCCGTCGTGGCGACGACGGCGCTGCTGGCCATCGGCGAGGAA encodes the following:
- a CDS encoding acyl-CoA dehydrogenase family protein, encoding MTDLLYSEVEEELRASVRSLLQDRLPAADVRARTETDSTYDLALWRTLATELGLAALIIPEAQGGAGASYREAAVVLEELGRAVAPVPYLGSAVVATTALLAIGEESALLTDLGDGRSIAALAVPFSTGPDMPAHYTVKSDGDKL